A section of the Mastomys coucha isolate ucsf_1 unplaced genomic scaffold, UCSF_Mcou_1 pScaffold15, whole genome shotgun sequence genome encodes:
- the Eif2s2 gene encoding eukaryotic translation initiation factor 2 subunit 2: MSGDEMIFDPTMSKKKKKKKKPFMLDEEGDAQTEETQPSETKEVEPEPTEEKDVEADEEDSRKKDASDDLDDLNFFNQKKKKKKTKKIFDIDEAEEAIKDVKIESDAQEPAEPEDDLDIMLGNKKKKKKNVKFPEEDEILEKDEALEDEDSKKDDGISFSNQTGPAWAGSERDYTYEELLNRVFNIMREKNPDMVAGEKRKFVMKPPQVVRVGTKKTSFVNFTDICKLLHRQPKHLLAFLLAELGTR, translated from the exons atGATTTTTGATCCTACtatgagcaaaaagaaaaagaagaagaagaagcctttTATGTTAGATGAAGAAGGTGATGCCCAGACAGAAGAAACCCAGCCCTCAGAGACAAAAGAAGTGGAGCCAGAACCAACTGAAGAAAAAGATGTGGAAGCTGACGAAGAAGACAGTAGGAAAAAAG ATGCTTCTGATGACTTAGATGACTTGAACTTctttaatcaaaagaaaaagaagaaaaagacaaaaaagatatttgatATAGATGAAGCTGAAGAAGCTATAAAG GATGTTAAGATTGAAAGTGATGCTCAAGAGCCAGCTGAgccagaggatgaccttgataTTATGCTTggcaataaaaagaagaaaaagaagaatgttaAATTCCCAGAAGAAGATGAAATACTAGAAAAAGATGAAG cTTTAGAAGATGAAGACAGCAAAAAAGATGATGGCATTTCATTCAGTAACCAAACTGGGCCTGCTTGGGCAGGCTCAGAAAGAGACTATACATATGAAGAG TTGCTCAACCGAGTTTTCAACATCATGAGAGAAAAGAATCCAGATATGGTtgctggagagaagaggaaattTGTTATGAAACCTCCACAGGTTGTCCGAGTAGGAACCAAGAAAacttcttttgttaattttacaGATATCTGTAAACT ATTACATCGTCAACCCAAACATCTCCTTGCATTTTTATTGGCAGAATTGGGTACAAGGTAA